GCCGCGTCAGCCGATCGACGCGAGCTGCGGCAGCACGTCCTGCCCCACCCGGCGCGCGAACTCGACCGGGTCGCGGTCCGGCATCACCTGCAGCTCCGTGATGCCGAGTCGGGCGTACTGCTCCGCCTGGGCGAGGAACGCCTTCGGGTCGTCCAGCGGCGGCAGCAGCGCGAGCATCGTCTTGGTGATGGCGCCGTAGTCGCGACCCTCGTCGACGCAGTGCGCGCGCAGCACGTCGAGCTTGCGCGCCACGTCCTCGGGGCTCGAACCGAAGAGGTTGCACGCGTCCGCGTAACGTGCCACGAGGAGCAGCGTCTTCTTCTCCCCGCCTCCGCCGATCATGACGGGCGGGTGCGGACGGGACAGCGGCGCCGGCACGCAGAGGGTCTCCTCGAGCTGGAAGTGCCTGCCCCGGTAAGGCCCGTTGTCCTGGCTCCACATCTGCCGGCAGATCTGCAGCGTCTCCTCGAGCCGCTCGAAGCGTTCGGCCACCGGCACCACGGGCACGCCGAGCCCGCGCTGCTCCCGCTCGTACCACGAGGCGCCGATGCCGAGACGGGCACGGCCGCCGGAGAGCACGTCGAGGGTGGTGACGATCTTCGCCAGCAGGCCGGGATGCCGGTACATCACGCCCGTGACGAGCAGACCGAGCGTCATCCGCTCGGTCAGCGCCGCCACGTAGCCGAGGGCCGTGTAGCCCTCCAGCATCGGCTCGTCGGCCGCCGAGGTCGGCGTCTCCATCTGGAAGTAGTGGTCCATGACGGTGAACGAGGCGAAGCCCGCCTCTTCGGCGGCGCGCGCCGTCTCGGCCAGCGTGGGTGCGATCCGCGCCGGGTCGGCGGGCGATGAGTAGTTCCAGTAGTGCAGTCCCAGCTTCACCGGACACCTCCGCGGACACGACGGCGGGCGGCGACGCCGCCCCACGCCGCTCAGCCTAACGACGGGCGGGCCGGACGGCGGGCCGGTCGGGCCCCGCCGCGCGGCGCGGGTTCGCCGGCCTGCGCCGCGCATCCCGCGCACGCCGTCTCCGCGCCGAGTCGATACGGTGGAGCCGTGACCACCGAGCCGACCCTGCCGCCGGAGGACCCGTCCGGCCGGGTCCCGGCCCCGGGCACCGCCGATCCTGACCGCAGACGAACCGAACAGAGGCCGGACGTGCATCTCGAAGACGTCCTCGAATCCGCCGCCGCACTGCTGCCGGGCGGCGCCGCCGACATCGCCCGCGCGCTCGTCGCCGAGGGCGACCACGCCGCCGCACTGAAAGCCCTCGCCGAGGCCGGAGACCGGCACTCCGCACCGCCGCGCTTCTGGGAGTTCCTGGGCGACGCCGCCGAACAGCTCCCCGGCGAGCCCGGCGCCGCGTGGTACCGCTGGCGCACCACCGAGGCGCTGCGCGGCCGACTGCGCATCGACCTCATCCTCGCCGCGGACGGCGACCTCGCGGCGATCCCGCCGGGACGAGGGCTGCAGCCCCTGTGGGATCTGGGCGAGCACGCCGTCAGCAGCTACCGCGCGGTGCGGGTGGCGGCGCTCTGGCTGGAGGGCGACGAGCCCCTGCGCGCCGGCGGCCGCGCGTTCGGACGACTGCTCCCGCTGGACAGCGAGCACTGGCACAAGCTGATGCCGGGCGACGTGATCACCATGCGCGACGGGGAACGAGTCGTCGGCAGCGCCACCGTCGTCGACGTCGCCTGGCCGGAACCCCCCGCCGAGCCGGCGCCCGCCCTCCTGCCGCCCGGATTCGGCGACCTGCCCCTGCCCCCGGCGCCGACCCGTCGCGCCCGCACCCGGACCCAGGCGGAGCACACCACCTGGCCCAACCCCGACTGCCCGGTCCAGGTGTCCGCGCTGAACCCGAGGCTCCGTCACCGCTACGTCCGCGTCATGCGCGAGAACGGCTCCGTCACCCAGCCCTACCCGTGCGCCACCCACGCCGAGTTCGTCCGCCACGTCTCCCACGAGCGCCCCGACGTCGACCCCCGTGACCCGGCCGAGGTCTACTGGGACGACCACCCCGAGATCTGGCCCGGGGCGACGCACCGACCGCTGTGACCGGGACGGCGGGCCCGGCCCTCGCTACGAGCACATGCCGGTGATCGGCGTGGTCCCGACGTAGATCACGCCGAACTTGTTGATGTCGACCGTGCTTCCGCCGCCGTTGTAGGTGTTGCTGGACCACACCGCCTTGGTGCTCCAGTCGGGATACATGACGAAGTTCCCGTCGTTCTGGTAGACGACGTGGGTTCCGCCGTGGTACCGCGTGTTCGAGGCCCAACAGACCTTGCGGCCGTACGAGGCCTCGTCGCGGTACTCGACCAGGTTGCCGTCCGACTGCATGATCAGCGTGAAGTCCCCTCCGGTCAGGGTCAGCCGCTGGATGTAGTCGCCGGCTCCGAGGTACTCCCCCTTCACCAGCTGGCTCTCGTAGGCATGGGCCGAAGCGCTGGTGGCGCCCCCGCCCAACATGACGGCGGTCAGCGCGGCGACGGCCAGCGATCCGGAGACGGCCCGGCGAAGTCGTGATGACATAGTGTTCCCCCTGTAGGTGCCCAACGCGACGTCAGTTGTGCGCGGACGGCGGCGGCGGGAATGCAGCACGCAACGCC
This genomic interval from Streptacidiphilus rugosus AM-16 contains the following:
- a CDS encoding LLM class F420-dependent oxidoreductase: MKLGLHYWNYSSPADPARIAPTLAETARAAEEAGFASFTVMDHYFQMETPTSAADEPMLEGYTALGYVAALTERMTLGLLVTGVMYRHPGLLAKIVTTLDVLSGGRARLGIGASWYEREQRGLGVPVVPVAERFERLEETLQICRQMWSQDNGPYRGRHFQLEETLCVPAPLSRPHPPVMIGGGGEKKTLLLVARYADACNLFGSSPEDVARKLDVLRAHCVDEGRDYGAITKTMLALLPPLDDPKAFLAQAEQYARLGITELQVMPDRDPVEFARRVGQDVLPQLASIG